The DNA window ATTCTCATCATTGGAAGGGCTATACCTAAAAATGATGATTTTTCTATAGGGCCTTGTATATTACAGAATAATTGTGTAATTTTGCATTCTATTATAGAAATATCAATACAATTATGAAGAAAAGAATATTCATTTTAGCAGCCTTACTGAGCACAGGATTGATTGGTAGCATGACTGCAACAACCAAAAGTTCTCATTCAGAGATTATGACGAAAGAAGCAGATGGCAGTTACATTATCAACACTACTACTTTGGGTAAAGATGTAAGGGGATTTCGTGGCAATACCCCTCTCTCTATCCACATCAAGAAAGGAAAGATTATAGATATCAAACCGCTTGCCAACCAGGAAACGCCCAAATTCTTCAATAAGGTAAAACAGGAGTTGCTCAATAAATGGAACGGCATGAAAGTCAGCAAGGCCGCTTCAGTCCAAGTAGATGGCGTTACTGGAGCCACTTTCTCAAGCAAAGCTGTGAAAGAAAACGTAAAACGCGGTATTGCTTATTACCTGAAACATAAATAAGAGAAAACTGGAAAGAAAGAATTAAGTGTAATATGAAATCATTTTTCCGGATAAAACAGGTTGTAAATCTTTTCATTTCTCTGATTGTTGTCTCATCACTTGCCATCACAAAACATCATGAACTGTTGGGATTCTCTTTAAAATCTGAACAGAAGGCAGAAACTGCAAGCAACGACACGCTACGCATGTTTGGAAACGGAAGAGCAGAGATTAATACTTCTGGTCTAGCATCCAACATCATGGGATATGGAGGAAAGGTTCCACTCAAAATAGTAATCAGGAATGGCGTTGTAGAAAACATCATTGCATTAAAGAATGATGAGACCAAGGAATTCTTTGACAATGCCTCTACTCTGTTTGAAAAATGGAAAGGTAAAACGATAGACAAAGCTATAGATATGAAGGTGGATGCTGTCACAGGTGCTACTTTCTCATCCAAAGCTATCATCGGAAACATGCATCAGGGACTTCTGTATGCTAAAGCGCATTTAGCGACTGAAGAATCAGAAAATGGTAGCAGCAGTTTAAGTCCTTCCGAAAACAACAGCTCTTCCCTGTTCTCTCTCAGAAACATCATAGGGATAGCTGTTGTCCTGATGGCAGCCATTCTGCCATTGTTTATCAAGAACAGAAGATACCATTTCTGTCAACTGATACTGAATGTCATTGTGCTCGGCTTCTGGTGTGGTACCTGCCTTTCTTATACCTTCCTGCTGGGCTTTGCAGCCCATGGCATGGAAATATCGGGCAGCATCATAGCGATAGTCATGCTGGTAACAGCCTTTATCTATCCGCTTTTTGGAAAGAAGTCGCATTACTGTACCCATGTATGTCCGTATGGCTCCCTGCAACAGATAGCTGGCAGATGCGTGAAATACAAGTTGAAAATGAGCCCCGTTACTATAAAACGGCTTGATAAGCTTCGCAAGATGATATGGGCATTATTGATGATATGTATATGGGGA is part of the Segatella copri genome and encodes:
- a CDS encoding FMN-binding protein, translated to MKKRIFILAALLSTGLIGSMTATTKSSHSEIMTKEADGSYIINTTTLGKDVRGFRGNTPLSIHIKKGKIIDIKPLANQETPKFFNKVKQELLNKWNGMKVSKAASVQVDGVTGATFSSKAVKENVKRGIAYYLKHK
- a CDS encoding FMN-binding protein: MKSFFRIKQVVNLFISLIVVSSLAITKHHELLGFSLKSEQKAETASNDTLRMFGNGRAEINTSGLASNIMGYGGKVPLKIVIRNGVVENIIALKNDETKEFFDNASTLFEKWKGKTIDKAIDMKVDAVTGATFSSKAIIGNMHQGLLYAKAHLATEESENGSSSLSPSENNSSSLFSLRNIIGIAVVLMAAILPLFIKNRRYHFCQLILNVIVLGFWCGTCLSYTFLLGFAAHGMEISGSIIAIVMLVTAFIYPLFGKKSHYCTHVCPYGSLQQIAGRCVKYKLKMSPVTIKRLDKLRKMIWALLMICIWGGVWSEWTDFEPFSAFIFHSASWIVIVIALLFIAISFIIIRPYCRFVCPMGTLLKFA